A window of Lagopus muta isolate bLagMut1 chromosome 16, bLagMut1 primary, whole genome shotgun sequence contains these coding sequences:
- the GMEB2 gene encoding glucocorticoid modulatory element-binding protein 2 isoform X3: MAEDEDSLEAEIVYPITCGDSKANLIWRKFVCPGINVKCVQFDGHLISPKEFVHLAGKSTLKDWKRAIRMNGIMLRKIMDSGELDFYQHTKVCSNTCRSTKIDLTGARVSLSSQTSTEYIPLTPASTDVNGSPATITIETCEDASDWTTSIGDDTFAFWRGLRDAGLLDDVIQEFHQELLDTMRGLQQRAQDPPLQLGDAVLLNNVVQNFRMLDLVKKVLASHKCQMDRSREQYTRDLAALEQQCDEHRKRAKELKHKSQHLNNVLMTLTPVSVPTPLKRPRLTRATSGPAAITSQVLSQPAQIAVTPAVPMSQLASLPLGKVVSTLPSSVLGKTPSQPPAASSPASPLLGGYTVLASAGNAFPGAVEIHPDAPNVTVLSTAAATAQDSSTVVKVLSPFQLLALPGLGAAIQNVTHVSGGGAVLSVPSEGPTAEHNAAIEVTAVADEAEQK; encoded by the exons ATGGCTGAAGACGAGGACAGCTTGGAGGCAGAGATCGTGTACCCCATCACCTGCGGGGACAGCAAAGCCAACCTCATCTGGAGGAAGTTCGTGTGCCCCGGGATCAATGTGAAGTGTGTGCAG TTCGACGGACACCTCATCAGCCCCAAGGAGTTTGTGCACCTGGCAGGAAAGTCCACTCTGAAGGACTGGAAGCGGGCGATCCGGATGAACGGGATCATGCTCCG GAAGATCATGGACTCGGGGGAGCTGGATTTTTACCAGCACACCAAGGTCTGCTCCAACACGTGCCGGAGCACCAAGATTGACCTGACGGGTGCCAGGGTGTCCCTGAGCAGCCAGACCTCCACGGAGTACATCCCTCTCACTCCTGCTTCCACAGATG TGAACGGATCCCCAGCTACAATTACCATAGAAACATGTGAGGATGCCAGCGATTGGACCACCAGCATTGGAG aTGACACCTTTGCGTTCTGGCGAGGCCTGAGGGATGCAGGTCTGCTGGATGATGTCATCCAGGAGTtccaccaggagctgctggacaCCATGAGGGGTTTGCAGCAGCGGGCGCAGGACCCCCCCTTGCAGCTGGGAG ATGCTGTCCTACTCAACAACGTGGTGCAGAACTTCAGGATGCTGGACCTGGTCAAGAAAGTCCTGGCCAGCCACAAGTGCCAGATGGATCGCTCCAGGGAGCAGTACACACGGGATCTGGCAG CTCTGGAGCAGCAGTGTGATGAGCACCGCAAGCGTGCCAAGGAGCTGAAGCACAAATCGCAGCACCTCAACAACGTGCTGATGACTCTGACTCCTGTCTCTGTCCCCACACCTTTAAAACGCCCTCGGCTCACCCGGGCCACCTCCGGACCGGCTGCCATCACCTCCCAGGTGCTGTCCCAGCCGGCGCAGATCGCCGTCACCCCGGCTGTGCCGATGTCCCAACTTGCCAGCCTGCCTCTGGGCAAAGTGGTCTCGACTCTCCCATCCTCGGTGTTGGGTAAAACCCCATCCCAACCGCCTGCCGCCAGCTCTCCGGCCTCCCCGCTGCTGGGTGGCTACACTGTACTGGCCTCTGCCGGCAACGCCTTCCCCGGCGCGGTGGAAATCCACCCGGACGCTCCCAACGTGACGGTGCTGAGCACGGCGGCAGCGACCGCTCAGGACAGCAGCACGGTTGTGAAGGTGCTCAGCCCTTTCCAGCTGCTGGCGCTGCCGGGGCTCGGCGCCGCCATCCAGAACGTGACGCACGTGAGTGGCGGCGGTGCGGTGCTCAGTGTGCCCTCCGAGGGTCCCACGGCCGAGCACAACGCTGCCATCGAGGTGACGGCGGTGGCCgatgaagcagagcagaagtga
- the GMEB2 gene encoding glucocorticoid modulatory element-binding protein 2 isoform X2: MATPDVSVHMEEVVVVTTPDTAVDGSGVEEVKTVLVTTNLSQHGDINEDTLETENAAAAAAAAFTASTHLKEAVLVKMAEDEDSLEAEIVYPITCGDSKANLIWRKFVCPGINVKCVQFDGHLISPKEFVHLAGKSTLKDWKRAIRMNGIMLRKIMDSGELDFYQHTKVCSNTCRSTKIDLTGARVSLSSQTSTEYIPLTPASTDVNGSPATITIETCEDASDWTTSIGDDTFAFWRGLRDAGLLDDVIQEFHQELLDTMRGLQQRAQDPPLQLGDAVLLNNVVQNFRMLDLVKKVLASHKCQMDRSREQYTRDLAALEQQCDEHRKRAKELKHKSQHLNNVLMTLTPVSVPTPLKRPRLTRATSGPAAITSQVLSQPAQIAVTPAVPMSQLASLPLGKVVSTLPSSVLGKTPSQPPAASSPASPLLGGYTVLASAGNAFPGAVEIHPDAPNVTVLSTAAATAQDSSTVVKVLSPFQLLALPGLGAAIQNVTHVSGGGAVLSVPSEGPTAEHNAAIEVTAVADEAEQK, from the exons ATGGCCACGCCGGACGTCAGTGTGCACatggaggaggtggtggtggtgacgACACCGGACACGGCAGTGGATGGCAGTGGGGTGGAGGAGGTGAAGACAGTGCTGGTCACCACCAATCTGTCCCAGCATGG TGACATAAATGAGGACACCCTGGAGACTGAAAACGCAGCCGCTGCGGCCGCTGCCGCCTTCACAGCATCCACACACCTGAAGGAAGCAGTGCTAG TGAAGATGGCTGAAGACGAGGACAGCTTGGAGGCAGAGATCGTGTACCCCATCACCTGCGGGGACAGCAAAGCCAACCTCATCTGGAGGAAGTTCGTGTGCCCCGGGATCAATGTGAAGTGTGTGCAG TTCGACGGACACCTCATCAGCCCCAAGGAGTTTGTGCACCTGGCAGGAAAGTCCACTCTGAAGGACTGGAAGCGGGCGATCCGGATGAACGGGATCATGCTCCG GAAGATCATGGACTCGGGGGAGCTGGATTTTTACCAGCACACCAAGGTCTGCTCCAACACGTGCCGGAGCACCAAGATTGACCTGACGGGTGCCAGGGTGTCCCTGAGCAGCCAGACCTCCACGGAGTACATCCCTCTCACTCCTGCTTCCACAGATG TGAACGGATCCCCAGCTACAATTACCATAGAAACATGTGAGGATGCCAGCGATTGGACCACCAGCATTGGAG aTGACACCTTTGCGTTCTGGCGAGGCCTGAGGGATGCAGGTCTGCTGGATGATGTCATCCAGGAGTtccaccaggagctgctggacaCCATGAGGGGTTTGCAGCAGCGGGCGCAGGACCCCCCCTTGCAGCTGGGAG ATGCTGTCCTACTCAACAACGTGGTGCAGAACTTCAGGATGCTGGACCTGGTCAAGAAAGTCCTGGCCAGCCACAAGTGCCAGATGGATCGCTCCAGGGAGCAGTACACACGGGATCTGGCAG CTCTGGAGCAGCAGTGTGATGAGCACCGCAAGCGTGCCAAGGAGCTGAAGCACAAATCGCAGCACCTCAACAACGTGCTGATGACTCTGACTCCTGTCTCTGTCCCCACACCTTTAAAACGCCCTCGGCTCACCCGGGCCACCTCCGGACCGGCTGCCATCACCTCCCAGGTGCTGTCCCAGCCGGCGCAGATCGCCGTCACCCCGGCTGTGCCGATGTCCCAACTTGCCAGCCTGCCTCTGGGCAAAGTGGTCTCGACTCTCCCATCCTCGGTGTTGGGTAAAACCCCATCCCAACCGCCTGCCGCCAGCTCTCCGGCCTCCCCGCTGCTGGGTGGCTACACTGTACTGGCCTCTGCCGGCAACGCCTTCCCCGGCGCGGTGGAAATCCACCCGGACGCTCCCAACGTGACGGTGCTGAGCACGGCGGCAGCGACCGCTCAGGACAGCAGCACGGTTGTGAAGGTGCTCAGCCCTTTCCAGCTGCTGGCGCTGCCGGGGCTCGGCGCCGCCATCCAGAACGTGACGCACGTGAGTGGCGGCGGTGCGGTGCTCAGTGTGCCCTCCGAGGGTCCCACGGCCGAGCACAACGCTGCCATCGAGGTGACGGCGGTGGCCgatgaagcagagcagaagtga
- the GMEB2 gene encoding glucocorticoid modulatory element-binding protein 2 isoform X1 → MATPDVSVHMEEVVVVTTPDTAVDGSGVEEVKTVLVTTNLSQHGSDINEDTLETENAAAAAAAAFTASTHLKEAVLVKMAEDEDSLEAEIVYPITCGDSKANLIWRKFVCPGINVKCVQFDGHLISPKEFVHLAGKSTLKDWKRAIRMNGIMLRKIMDSGELDFYQHTKVCSNTCRSTKIDLTGARVSLSSQTSTEYIPLTPASTDVNGSPATITIETCEDASDWTTSIGDDTFAFWRGLRDAGLLDDVIQEFHQELLDTMRGLQQRAQDPPLQLGDAVLLNNVVQNFRMLDLVKKVLASHKCQMDRSREQYTRDLAALEQQCDEHRKRAKELKHKSQHLNNVLMTLTPVSVPTPLKRPRLTRATSGPAAITSQVLSQPAQIAVTPAVPMSQLASLPLGKVVSTLPSSVLGKTPSQPPAASSPASPLLGGYTVLASAGNAFPGAVEIHPDAPNVTVLSTAAATAQDSSTVVKVLSPFQLLALPGLGAAIQNVTHVSGGGAVLSVPSEGPTAEHNAAIEVTAVADEAEQK, encoded by the exons ATGGCCACGCCGGACGTCAGTGTGCACatggaggaggtggtggtggtgacgACACCGGACACGGCAGTGGATGGCAGTGGGGTGGAGGAGGTGAAGACAGTGCTGGTCACCACCAATCTGTCCCAGCATGG CAGTGACATAAATGAGGACACCCTGGAGACTGAAAACGCAGCCGCTGCGGCCGCTGCCGCCTTCACAGCATCCACACACCTGAAGGAAGCAGTGCTAG TGAAGATGGCTGAAGACGAGGACAGCTTGGAGGCAGAGATCGTGTACCCCATCACCTGCGGGGACAGCAAAGCCAACCTCATCTGGAGGAAGTTCGTGTGCCCCGGGATCAATGTGAAGTGTGTGCAG TTCGACGGACACCTCATCAGCCCCAAGGAGTTTGTGCACCTGGCAGGAAAGTCCACTCTGAAGGACTGGAAGCGGGCGATCCGGATGAACGGGATCATGCTCCG GAAGATCATGGACTCGGGGGAGCTGGATTTTTACCAGCACACCAAGGTCTGCTCCAACACGTGCCGGAGCACCAAGATTGACCTGACGGGTGCCAGGGTGTCCCTGAGCAGCCAGACCTCCACGGAGTACATCCCTCTCACTCCTGCTTCCACAGATG TGAACGGATCCCCAGCTACAATTACCATAGAAACATGTGAGGATGCCAGCGATTGGACCACCAGCATTGGAG aTGACACCTTTGCGTTCTGGCGAGGCCTGAGGGATGCAGGTCTGCTGGATGATGTCATCCAGGAGTtccaccaggagctgctggacaCCATGAGGGGTTTGCAGCAGCGGGCGCAGGACCCCCCCTTGCAGCTGGGAG ATGCTGTCCTACTCAACAACGTGGTGCAGAACTTCAGGATGCTGGACCTGGTCAAGAAAGTCCTGGCCAGCCACAAGTGCCAGATGGATCGCTCCAGGGAGCAGTACACACGGGATCTGGCAG CTCTGGAGCAGCAGTGTGATGAGCACCGCAAGCGTGCCAAGGAGCTGAAGCACAAATCGCAGCACCTCAACAACGTGCTGATGACTCTGACTCCTGTCTCTGTCCCCACACCTTTAAAACGCCCTCGGCTCACCCGGGCCACCTCCGGACCGGCTGCCATCACCTCCCAGGTGCTGTCCCAGCCGGCGCAGATCGCCGTCACCCCGGCTGTGCCGATGTCCCAACTTGCCAGCCTGCCTCTGGGCAAAGTGGTCTCGACTCTCCCATCCTCGGTGTTGGGTAAAACCCCATCCCAACCGCCTGCCGCCAGCTCTCCGGCCTCCCCGCTGCTGGGTGGCTACACTGTACTGGCCTCTGCCGGCAACGCCTTCCCCGGCGCGGTGGAAATCCACCCGGACGCTCCCAACGTGACGGTGCTGAGCACGGCGGCAGCGACCGCTCAGGACAGCAGCACGGTTGTGAAGGTGCTCAGCCCTTTCCAGCTGCTGGCGCTGCCGGGGCTCGGCGCCGCCATCCAGAACGTGACGCACGTGAGTGGCGGCGGTGCGGTGCTCAGTGTGCCCTCCGAGGGTCCCACGGCCGAGCACAACGCTGCCATCGAGGTGACGGCGGTGGCCgatgaagcagagcagaagtga